A single Sulfurimonas aquatica DNA region contains:
- a CDS encoding DUF1919 domain-containing protein, which translates to MKIKFARNIEKYIKSKINRLFINKDDFTIISNNCWGTFIYKKYAIPYQSPFVNLVVFAPDYIELLENFSLEVLHKLSFIEHKDSKHKDELINIGIYETNYPIGILDNKYELHFIHYESKEDAENKWRKRIERINLNKLIFKFSDGDKFESSMAARFDKLKFRNKVCFTSEEYKGLNSVITLKKFKNKGRVRDEWKNSRKEFNPTVFINNIIVNDDL; encoded by the coding sequence GTGAAAATAAAGTTTGCTAGAAACATTGAAAAGTATATTAAAAGTAAAATTAACCGTTTATTTATAAATAAAGATGACTTTACAATTATTTCTAATAATTGCTGGGGGACATTTATTTATAAAAAATATGCAATACCATATCAATCCCCTTTTGTAAATTTAGTAGTGTTTGCACCTGATTATATCGAACTATTAGAAAACTTTTCATTAGAAGTTTTGCATAAACTTTCTTTTATTGAACATAAAGATTCAAAACATAAAGATGAATTAATAAATATTGGGATTTATGAAACTAATTATCCAATTGGTATATTAGACAATAAATATGAATTGCATTTTATACATTATGAATCAAAAGAAGATGCAGAAAATAAATGGCGTAAACGCATAGAAAGAATAAATCTAAATAAATTAATATTTAAATTTAGTGATGGTGATAAGTTTGAGAGTAGTATGGCAGCAAGATTCGACAAGTTGAAATTTAGAAATAAAGTCTGTTTTACCTCAGAAGAGTATAAAGGCTTAAATAGTGTGATTACTTTAAAAAAGTTTAAGAATAAAGGTAGAGTAAGAGATGAATGGAAAAATTCTAGAAAAGAATTTAATCCAACAGTGTTTATTAATAATATTATAGTTAATGATGATTTGTAA
- a CDS encoding ABC transporter ATP-binding protein, translating to MERYLKKVLKRFLPYIKEYKLQYILVLFGIILTVSATTATAQIMKPLMDEMFINKQENMLFLIPISLIAIYFIKAIGRYIQSVYMLYIGHHIVTRFREILLSKIISLDMTFLYLNRSGELISRVTNDISRIQYFVSNMLPELFRETLTVFALVAYVIYLNTHLAFYSLVVTPLIIYPLILIAKKLKKYSHRSQSKNADVVTRLTEVFNNSEIIKANATEKYETDRFAVQNWQFFKINMKSVYVGEIVSPFMEIIGALGLAAVIFIGGREVYDNKMSVGEFTAFLTAVGLVFQPIRRIGSIYSRIQDAVAASERVFEILDTQSRILDGKKELSSDIKSIEFKNVVLKYEDAFALDSVNITIKQGENIALVGDSGGGKSTFINMLLRFYDPDSGEIKVNGVNIKEFTQESLKHHISLVSQRIYIFQDTLAANVAYGQEINEQKVYEALNLADASQFVSSMDEGIYTMMEEFGSNLSGGQRQRVAIARAIYKHSSLLLFDEATSALDNESEKRIQSALNEYTKDKITITIAHRLSTIEHADKILVMQKGAIVASGTHDELLSTSDVYKKLAGKFE from the coding sequence ATGGAGAGATATTTGAAAAAAGTACTAAAAAGATTTTTGCCTTATATAAAAGAGTATAAACTACAATACATATTAGTTCTTTTTGGGATAATTTTAACAGTGTCTGCAACTACTGCAACGGCACAAATTATGAAGCCTCTTATGGATGAGATGTTCATAAACAAGCAAGAAAATATGCTTTTTTTGATTCCAATATCACTAATTGCTATATATTTTATAAAAGCGATAGGGCGTTATATCCAATCTGTATATATGTTATATATCGGACACCATATAGTGACTCGTTTTCGAGAAATTTTACTCAGTAAAATTATCAGCTTGGATATGACTTTTTTATATTTAAACCGTAGTGGAGAGTTGATTTCACGTGTTACAAACGATATTAGCCGTATACAATACTTTGTATCAAATATGCTTCCTGAGCTTTTTCGTGAAACTTTGACCGTTTTTGCACTCGTAGCTTATGTCATCTATTTAAACACTCACTTGGCCTTTTACTCTTTAGTCGTTACCCCCTTAATTATCTATCCCCTAATACTCATTGCAAAAAAATTAAAAAAATATTCTCATCGTTCACAATCAAAAAACGCAGATGTTGTTACGAGGCTGACAGAGGTGTTTAATAATAGTGAAATTATTAAAGCAAACGCCACTGAGAAATATGAAACAGATAGATTTGCAGTCCAAAATTGGCAATTTTTTAAGATAAATATGAAGTCGGTTTATGTGGGTGAAATAGTTTCTCCTTTTATGGAAATAATTGGAGCCTTAGGTTTAGCTGCAGTTATATTTATTGGTGGTAGAGAGGTTTATGATAACAAGATGAGTGTAGGGGAGTTTACCGCATTCTTAACAGCGGTTGGCCTTGTATTCCAACCAATCCGTCGTATAGGTTCTATCTACTCAAGAATTCAAGATGCTGTAGCTGCGAGTGAGAGAGTTTTTGAAATACTAGATACACAAAGCAGAATTCTTGATGGGAAAAAAGAGCTAAGTAGTGATATAAAAAGTATAGAGTTTAAAAATGTAGTACTTAAATATGAAGATGCTTTTGCCCTAGATAGTGTTAATATAACTATTAAACAGGGAGAGAATATCGCTCTTGTTGGAGATAGTGGAGGTGGAAAATCTACCTTTATAAACATGCTGCTGCGTTTTTATGATCCTGATAGTGGAGAGATAAAAGTCAACGGCGTTAACATAAAAGAGTTTACTCAAGAGTCTCTTAAACACCATATATCACTTGTTTCTCAGCGCATATATATTTTTCAAGATACTTTGGCAGCAAATGTGGCTTATGGACAAGAGATAAATGAGCAAAAAGTATATGAGGCGTTAAATCTTGCTGATGCAAGTCAATTTGTCTCTTCAATGGATGAGGGGATATATACAATGATGGAAGAGTTTGGCTCAAACCTCTCTGGTGGTCAACGCCAGCGTGTTGCAATTGCAAGAGCAATTTACAAACACTCATCACTTTTACTTTTTGATGAGGCAACTTCAGCTTTAGATAATGAAAGTGAAAAACGTATTCAGTCTGCACTTAATGAGTATACAAAAGATAAAATAACGATTACAATCGCACATAGATTAAGCACGATTGAGCACGCTGATAAGATACTTGTGATGCAAAAAGGGGCTATAGTGGCAAGTGGCACACATGATGAGTTATTAAGCACTTCAGATGTATACAAAAAGTTAGCAGGAAAATTTGAGTAA
- a CDS encoding glycosyltransferase family 2 protein: MTSTITNISCVIIVKNGESTLKEVLSSLNDFEDIVLYSNNSTDKTDEIAREFSNVNLIQGDFLGFGETKNIAATYAKNDWVLSLDADEIVSHEFAATLQNISLDEKKVYSMLRVNYYKQTQIKYCWGNDIIVRLYNKNMTSFTAKKVHEKIITENFGIEKLTGIVKHYPYATVTDFIVKLDRYSTIYAEDNVGKKSSSPLKAILNAQFSFFKTYFIKRGFLDGYAGLIIAFSHMATNFYKYIKLYERNLQLNEKL; encoded by the coding sequence ATGACTAGTACTATTACAAATATTTCTTGCGTTATAATCGTAAAAAATGGCGAATCCACTCTTAAAGAAGTTCTCAGTTCACTCAATGACTTTGAAGACATAGTGCTATATAGTAATAATTCAACAGATAAAACAGATGAAATAGCTCGTGAATTCTCAAATGTAAATCTTATTCAAGGTGATTTTCTAGGATTTGGTGAAACCAAAAATATAGCCGCTACTTATGCAAAAAATGACTGGGTACTCTCTTTAGATGCAGATGAAATTGTTTCTCATGAGTTTGCAGCAACCCTACAAAATATATCTTTAGATGAAAAAAAAGTTTACTCTATGTTAAGAGTCAATTATTATAAACAAACGCAGATAAAATATTGTTGGGGCAACGATATTATTGTAAGACTTTACAATAAAAACATGACCTCTTTTACAGCTAAGAAAGTCCACGAAAAAATCATTACTGAGAACTTTGGTATTGAAAAACTTACTGGAATAGTAAAACATTACCCTTATGCAACTGTAACTGACTTCATAGTTAAACTTGACAGATACTCAACTATTTATGCAGAAGACAATGTTGGAAAAAAATCATCCTCACCGCTTAAAGCAATTCTAAATGCACAATTTTCATTTTTTAAAACTTACTTTATAAAAAGAGGTTTTTTGGATGGTTATGCAGGACTTATAATAGCATTTTCTCATATGGCAACAAACTTTTACAAGTATATAAAATTATACGAAAGGAACTTACAACTCAATGAAAAACTTTAA
- a CDS encoding glycosyltransferase family 4 protein: protein MKNKRILELCLSPDAGGLELYMLRASEYLADKHDVTCIINANGKLKEHFKETDLNYFEVKRPSFFETFIIASKIAKIIDDNKIDVLHFHWTKDILTAVLAKKISKNRPKLVQSRHMTMTRFKDDFYHKFLYKNIDQILAVTLQVKEQLQKFIPSSIQPRIDLLYPGTIIPEPIASQEVQTYKEEYKLGDSFIVSIVGRIEEAKGQHILVKAVETLLKQGLNIKIVIIGHAMSEEYLKNFKSDIEKRNMTESVVFTGFTNKVHSLMQLSDSLVLATKKETFGLVLIEAMASNIAVIASNNGGPLEIVDNEKTGLHFESDSYEDLAKKIKLLFNEEFKKEIATAGREKVLKVFNSNKQFTKLYELLVN from the coding sequence GTGAAAAATAAAAGGATACTAGAACTCTGCTTGTCTCCAGATGCTGGAGGACTTGAGTTGTACATGCTTAGAGCTTCAGAGTATTTAGCAGATAAGCATGATGTAACTTGCATTATAAACGCAAATGGCAAACTCAAAGAACATTTCAAAGAAACGGACTTAAATTACTTCGAAGTAAAGAGACCTTCATTTTTTGAGACATTTATTATTGCTAGCAAGATAGCAAAGATAATAGATGATAATAAAATTGATGTTCTTCATTTTCATTGGACAAAAGATATCTTAACTGCAGTGTTAGCTAAGAAGATTTCTAAAAATAGACCTAAACTTGTTCAGTCGCGACATATGACTATGACAAGGTTTAAAGACGACTTTTATCATAAATTTTTATATAAAAATATTGATCAGATACTAGCGGTAACACTACAAGTTAAAGAGCAGTTACAAAAGTTTATACCATCTAGCATACAACCAAGAATTGACCTTCTTTATCCGGGCACTATTATTCCTGAACCTATCGCTTCTCAAGAGGTGCAGACTTACAAGGAAGAGTATAAATTAGGTGACTCTTTTATAGTTAGTATTGTTGGACGGATAGAAGAAGCAAAGGGACAGCATATTCTTGTAAAGGCGGTAGAAACGCTTTTAAAGCAAGGTTTAAATATTAAGATAGTAATAATTGGACATGCTATGAGTGAAGAGTATTTAAAAAACTTTAAAAGTGATATCGAAAAAAGAAATATGACAGAGAGCGTTGTCTTTACTGGTTTTACAAATAAAGTCCACTCTTTAATGCAATTGAGTGACTCTCTTGTATTAGCAACTAAAAAAGAGACTTTTGGCTTAGTCTTGATTGAAGCTATGGCATCAAATATTGCAGTTATTGCTAGCAATAATGGCGGACCATTGGAAATTGTAGACAATGAGAAAACAGGTTTGCATTTTGAATCTGATAGTTATGAAGATTTAGCAAAAAAGATAAAATTACTTTTTAATGAAGAATTTAAAAAGGAAATAGCAACCGCAGGAAGAGAAAAAGTCTTGAAAGTATTTAATAGCAATAAGCAATTTACAAAACTTTATGAACTTTTAGTGAATTAA
- a CDS encoding glycosyltransferase family 32 protein, translated as MSLAIVVSNRVIKLLGAVVKLISYPFHFIFPNLRFTIPKQSDPLIKSSKSSKIPKIIWQTNYTNKVSLPVYINYLFNRIISPDHEYRYMGTEDRLEFITANAPTDMIHAYTQLTDGASQADFWRLFTLNLHGGVYMDIDAHTVWPISKMIKEDDTEVFLLNKEHYTNYFIATQKNNPVIEKTLEIIVDNINKKKIDGGVYKLTGPSVLNDAIGDKKVNYRFYRLTCVQGSFTNEYFQYIDKPRGKWTHAKPEDLLKTNTQTAE; from the coding sequence ATGAGTCTAGCCATTGTTGTAAGTAATAGAGTAATAAAGTTGTTAGGTGCCGTTGTTAAGCTTATTAGCTATCCATTTCATTTCATTTTTCCAAACTTACGTTTTACTATACCAAAGCAGAGCGATCCCCTTATAAAATCAAGTAAATCAAGCAAAATTCCAAAAATAATTTGGCAAACAAACTATACAAATAAAGTAAGTTTACCTGTATATATCAACTATCTTTTCAATCGCATAATTTCACCTGACCATGAATATAGGTATATGGGCACAGAAGACCGACTTGAGTTTATAACTGCCAATGCTCCAACGGACATGATACATGCCTACACTCAACTTACAGATGGAGCTTCACAGGCCGACTTTTGGAGACTTTTTACTTTAAATCTACATGGTGGCGTTTATATGGATATAGATGCTCATACAGTTTGGCCTATTTCAAAAATGATCAAAGAGGATGATACAGAAGTATTTTTGTTAAACAAAGAACACTATACAAACTACTTTATCGCTACACAAAAGAACAATCCAGTTATTGAAAAAACTCTTGAGATAATTGTTGATAATATTAATAAGAAAAAAATTGACGGTGGTGTTTACAAGCTAACTGGACCAAGTGTTTTAAACGATGCTATTGGAGATAAAAAAGTAAACTACAGATTTTATAGACTGACATGCGTTCAAGGAAGTTTCACTAATGAATATTTCCAATACATTGACAAACCTAGAGGAAAATGGACGCATGCTAAGCCTGAAGATTTATTAAAAACCAATACCCAAACAGCTGAATAA
- a CDS encoding ArnT family glycosyltransferase, with protein sequence MKNFNLSILIFLLFFLTTITRVIPQGFHPDSLVYMSMAIDLVEGSSTFWNLHFTDSIFNKFYEHPPLGIYTMSLPFNIFGDSILVDKLYGISLGVLISFLISAIIGLFFKKQRRNVLLLSLFYFLAFPITSNTLENNLLEVPATFFILLSVYFFLKYVLSLENILLYALGFTFALFSAFLVKGPVTIFPFALPFFYFLLFSKTYSLKEMLKFYFLIVIISLGLFSLLYAYPPSNNYLHIYFENQIISSIDGSRGGNGHFKLIKQLLIDFSSIFIISYIFILIGYKKILKINFSRLFWLFILIGLSGSLPLEISPRQHDYYIFPSLAFFAIALAILFLEPITTLLKKFFSNKVLTMLNTILIVVVLFISYEKYNTNSRYKNFYSDFVNAKVQIDHYSKVKTCVNTPEDKDEFYNNIGLTANLKRYYRAELTDTQADIKYYLTTKDSFQDCNVSQLKYKYIGPNEANHYLLYERENN encoded by the coding sequence ATGAAAAACTTTAATCTTTCTATTTTAATATTTCTTCTTTTTTTCCTCACAACTATAACTAGAGTAATACCCCAAGGTTTTCATCCTGACAGTCTCGTCTATATGAGTATGGCCATTGATTTAGTTGAGGGAAGCTCAACTTTTTGGAATCTCCATTTTACTGATTCTATATTTAATAAATTTTATGAGCACCCTCCACTTGGAATATATACTATGTCACTACCATTTAATATATTTGGAGATTCAATACTGGTTGATAAACTTTATGGAATCAGTCTTGGTGTTCTAATATCATTTTTAATATCTGCGATAATAGGCCTATTTTTCAAAAAGCAAAGACGAAATGTTCTATTGCTTTCTCTATTTTATTTTTTAGCTTTTCCAATTACAAGCAATACTCTTGAAAACAACCTACTGGAGGTTCCGGCTACTTTTTTCATTCTTTTAAGTGTTTATTTTTTCTTGAAATATGTATTATCTTTAGAAAATATATTGTTATATGCACTTGGTTTCACTTTTGCACTTTTTAGTGCCTTTCTAGTTAAAGGGCCAGTAACAATTTTTCCTTTTGCTCTACCATTTTTCTACTTTTTACTATTTTCAAAAACTTATTCGCTTAAAGAGATGTTGAAATTCTATTTTCTTATAGTTATTATTTCTTTAGGTTTATTTTCATTACTTTATGCCTACCCTCCATCCAATAATTACCTTCATATATATTTTGAAAATCAGATTATAAGTTCTATAGATGGTTCACGTGGTGGGAATGGACACTTTAAACTTATAAAACAATTACTAATAGACTTTAGTTCTATATTTATAATCTCGTATATTTTCATTTTAATAGGATATAAAAAGATTTTAAAGATAAATTTTTCAAGACTATTTTGGCTTTTTATTCTCATAGGCCTCAGTGGAAGCTTACCATTGGAAATAAGTCCTAGACAACATGACTACTATATTTTCCCATCTCTTGCTTTTTTTGCAATAGCATTAGCTATTTTATTTCTTGAACCTATTACAACTCTTTTAAAAAAGTTTTTTTCTAATAAAGTCCTTACAATGTTAAATACAATTTTAATTGTTGTTGTTCTCTTTATAAGTTATGAAAAATATAACACAAATAGTCGATATAAAAACTTCTATAGTGACTTTGTCAACGCTAAAGTACAAATAGATCACTATAGTAAAGTTAAAACATGTGTTAATACTCCTGAAGATAAAGATGAATTCTATAATAATATTGGACTAACGGCAAATCTAAAACGCTATTACAGAGCTGAATTAACTGACACTCAAGCAGATATAAAATACTATTTAACTACTAAAGACTCATTTCAAGACTGCAATGTAAGTCAATTAAAGTATAAGTACATAGGTCCAAACGAAGCAAACCACTACTTACTCTATGAGAGAGAAAATAATTAG
- a CDS encoding O-antigen ligase family protein, which translates to MRFITSLQSKINYEKTYYYSFIIFAFTLPLSRAMISFYEIFFVLFWLFEGKFQEKFQFIKHSKPLNAILLFLVFQFFTFAYSQDKYEALAIMQDYLYWLLIFVFASKIQKTHIRSIVSAFLYGMFVSEVLAYIIFFDIYPFHGRPPSYPSPFMMHIDYSVYLAFTSILLLNRLFSSIYSYRDKLLLFLFFLTVTINLFISTGRTGQLAYLVALFVLMIIKYRVSLKSLIIFSLLSFSIFFGAYKALPIFQERVDFAKSDIIKLKQQDFNTSWGLRAAFWIITYKSMQDNFFLGVGIGDHKIEAKRVMLENLNLNFDKNTIEHCSTTHYHNQYLMVLVQSGIIGLMLMLYLLYQIYKIKIEEDELRNIKILFLTIFLVAFIAEPLWMKQFTAALFVLFVGIFIAVDKNQTTIKT; encoded by the coding sequence TTGAGATTCATAACATCCCTCCAATCAAAAATAAATTATGAAAAAACTTATTATTACTCTTTTATAATATTTGCTTTTACTCTTCCTTTATCTAGAGCAATGATAAGTTTTTATGAAATATTTTTTGTACTTTTTTGGTTGTTTGAGGGAAAATTTCAAGAAAAATTTCAATTTATAAAGCATTCCAAACCATTAAACGCAATACTTTTATTTCTTGTATTTCAGTTTTTCACCTTTGCTTATTCACAAGACAAATATGAGGCCTTAGCTATTATGCAGGACTATTTGTACTGGCTACTTATTTTTGTCTTTGCTAGTAAAATTCAAAAAACTCATATACGCTCCATAGTCTCTGCTTTTTTATACGGAATGTTTGTTAGTGAAGTTTTAGCATACATTATATTTTTTGATATTTATCCTTTTCATGGTAGGCCACCAAGCTATCCAAGTCCTTTTATGATGCATATTGATTATAGTGTTTACTTAGCCTTTACATCTATATTATTGTTAAATAGATTGTTTTCATCCATTTATAGCTATAGAGATAAACTTCTACTGTTTTTATTTTTTCTAACTGTGACAATCAACCTATTTATATCTACTGGAAGAACAGGACAGTTAGCCTACCTAGTTGCTTTATTTGTATTAATGATTATTAAATATAGAGTTTCACTAAAATCTTTAATAATTTTTTCATTACTCTCTTTTAGCATATTTTTTGGAGCTTATAAGGCACTTCCTATTTTTCAAGAGAGAGTCGACTTTGCTAAATCAGATATAATAAAGCTTAAGCAACAAGACTTTAATACTTCATGGGGATTAAGGGCTGCATTTTGGATAATTACATATAAGTCCATGCAGGATAATTTTTTTCTTGGCGTTGGAATTGGCGACCATAAAATAGAAGCAAAAAGGGTTATGCTTGAAAATCTAAATCTAAATTTTGACAAAAACACTATTGAGCACTGCAGTACAACCCATTATCATAATCAATACCTAATGGTTTTAGTTCAGTCTGGAATTATAGGTTTAATGCTTATGCTCTATCTACTCTATCAAATATATAAAATAAAAATAGAAGAAGATGAGCTCCGAAATATCAAAATACTCTTCTTAACAATTTTTTTAGTTGCGTTTATAGCGGAGCCTCTCTGGATGAAACAATTTACAGCGGCACTTTTTGTACTTTTCGTTGGCATATTCATCGCTGTAGATAAAAATCAGACTACTATAAAAACTTAA
- a CDS encoding glycosyltransferase family 9 protein — protein sequence MIEYKKNVNLQGIHKVGIIMFGLMGDVLMRTTVIDAVRDIYPDCEITAICDYNTKNILSGNKNVNQIIEFKRNHKSKFRKNINKIKSALRVRKERLDLLIDLYGGGSSPFITYMSSARYRLGYAHQKKRYAYNLLSDYIPYENATIDSFNKQLLAILKPISNSNFPLKPIFSISDEAKQNVNDYISTLKMDKDKVYTINLGSGGEEKLLSNELYFKAIDYIFNKYSFYPAIVQNPNQEYLQNSLINDFLIDSTIPYIKLKLLSIDEVAAFIKETRFIVTPDTGLMHLSFAIDSYVLSIFTYTNPKLVDIDNMKFIPVYEEFQDNILYKTQKIEFGMIQKKIDMLFKRLNSEK from the coding sequence ATGATTGAGTATAAAAAAAATGTAAATTTGCAAGGAATTCATAAAGTCGGCATCATAATGTTCGGACTTATGGGTGATGTTTTAATGAGAACTACTGTTATTGACGCCGTTAGAGATATCTATCCTGATTGTGAGATAACGGCAATCTGTGACTATAATACTAAAAATATTTTATCTGGAAATAAAAACGTAAATCAGATTATAGAATTTAAGAGAAATCATAAAAGTAAATTTCGAAAAAATATAAATAAAATTAAAAGTGCTCTAAGGGTTAGAAAAGAGAGACTTGACCTGTTAATTGATTTATATGGTGGAGGGTCGAGTCCATTTATTACTTACATGTCATCAGCTAGATATAGACTAGGTTATGCACATCAGAAAAAAAGATATGCATATAATCTTTTGAGTGATTATATTCCCTACGAAAATGCAACAATTGACTCATTTAATAAACAATTACTAGCTATATTAAAACCCATATCAAATTCTAATTTTCCCCTAAAACCTATTTTTAGCATTTCAGACGAGGCTAAGCAAAATGTGAATGATTACATTAGTACACTTAAGATGGATAAAGATAAAGTCTATACAATTAACCTTGGTTCTGGTGGTGAGGAGAAGCTACTAAGTAATGAACTTTATTTCAAAGCGATAGATTACATATTTAATAAGTATAGCTTCTATCCAGCGATAGTACAAAATCCAAATCAAGAGTATTTACAAAATAGTCTAATTAATGATTTTCTGATTGACTCAACTATTCCGTATATTAAATTAAAATTATTATCTATCGATGAAGTTGCAGCGTTTATAAAAGAGACAAGATTCATAGTGACTCCCGATACGGGTTTAATGCATCTCTCTTTTGCCATAGATAGTTACGTATTGAGCATTTTTACTTATACTAATCCAAAATTAGTTGACATAGACAATATGAAGTTTATTCCAGTTTATGAGGAATTTCAAGATAACATTTTATATAAAACACAAAAAATAGAGTTTGGAATGATTCAAAAGAAAATTGATATGCTATTTAAAAGACTTAATAGTGAAAAATAA
- a CDS encoding glycosyltransferase, whose amino-acid sequence MLSPSVAVIVAIYKDLKALQLIIESLESQTKIPDEIIIAEDAQHLNIKEYVDSLNYNNIIHLSQEDIGWRKEKILNKAIETSKSDYLIFIDGDCIPYHNFVKANIELSEPNTALCGRRSEPGEGFSEKLRKGKISIKKFEKSYLLNYFKLMKDKTRHIEEGIVFSPNSLILKILNKFGRKDSHIVGCNWSCYKKDLVTINGYDEDFILPTTGEDTDVERRLRHFGVRMKSSRNAAAVVHLHHISIFNKEIASQTEALMETKKDIYVCKNGLKKL is encoded by the coding sequence ATGTTAAGCCCTTCAGTAGCTGTAATCGTTGCAATATACAAAGATCTTAAAGCCCTCCAGTTAATCATAGAGTCTTTAGAGTCTCAGACTAAAATTCCAGATGAGATAATCATAGCTGAGGATGCGCAGCACCTAAATATAAAAGAGTATGTTGATTCTTTAAATTATAACAATATTATTCACCTTTCACAAGAAGATATTGGATGGAGAAAAGAGAAAATATTAAATAAAGCCATTGAAACATCAAAGAGTGATTATTTAATTTTTATAGATGGCGATTGTATTCCTTACCATAACTTTGTCAAGGCAAATATTGAACTTTCAGAGCCTAACACCGCTCTTTGCGGAAGAAGAAGCGAGCCTGGTGAAGGATTTAGCGAAAAGTTAAGAAAAGGTAAAATTTCAATAAAAAAATTTGAAAAAAGCTATTTACTAAACTACTTTAAACTAATGAAAGATAAAACTAGACATATAGAAGAGGGAATTGTTTTCTCACCCAACTCATTGATACTTAAAATTCTAAATAAGTTTGGACGCAAAGATTCTCACATTGTTGGATGCAATTGGTCATGCTATAAAAAAGACTTAGTAACGATAAATGGATACGATGAAGATTTTATTTTACCTACTACTGGCGAAGACACCGATGTAGAAAGAAGGTTAAGACATTTTGGGGTTAGGATGAAATCTTCTCGTAACGCTGCCGCTGTTGTGCACCTTCACCATATAAGTATTTTCAACAAAGAAATAGCCTCACAAACAGAAGCACTTATGGAAACAAAAAAAGATATTTATGTATGTAAAAATGGTCTAAAAAAGCTTTAA